Genomic segment of Yoonia sp. R2331:
GTAGCGCGCGCAGGCCTGCAACCGGGTCGGGCAAATGGTGCAGCACGCCGCAGCAATCAATATAGTCAAAGGGCCCGTATGCGGGCGCGTCCAGCAATGACCCGGTTTCAAACCGCACATGCGTAAGGCCGCGCGCGGCGATCCGCTGTTCGGCGATGGCGCGCGAAGCCTTTGATAGATCAAGGTATAAGATGTCATGCGGTTTGCCCGCATCGGTCATCCGCTGCGCCAGTTGCACCAGCCCGTCACCGGTGCCGCCACCAGCCACGAGCACCCGCAGGGGCTGGGACCAATCCCGCTGCCCGCCCCACAGGCAATGATCCATCTCAGCAGGAAAAGACGGCGACCCTGTAATCAGGCGTTCGGCTTCATCCGCAGGCGCGCGTGCAGGGTAGGGGTAGGCTTCGTATTGGTCGCGCACGTCAGACATGGGGCACCGGGCAAATCGTCAACTTTGCACGTCCCTAGCCCAATTCACCCCACGCCGCAATTTGCGGCGATCATGCCCGGACGCCCGTGCCCGCAGCAATGCAGCCAATCACCCTTGCCCTACGGCCCAAAACCCCATATAGCGCCCCTGTCTAAGCGCCGAGACAGGTGCGGACATGAGACTGAGCAGGGTCGAGCGAAAGCTGGCCCTGTTGTTTTGTGATCCGCCTTGGCGCCGCGACCAAACCGCAATCCAAAGACCGGCGGAGACAACCGCACGGCCCGTATAAAAGCTAGATTAGGAAAAACACGCCACATGGCTGATAACATGATGGAGGAATTCGAAGCCCTCCTGAACGAAAGCTTCGAAATCGACACGCCGTCCGAAGGCAGCGTTGTCAAAGGCAAGGTCATCGCAATTGAAGCAGGCCAAGCCATCATCGACGTAGGCTACAAGATGGAAGGCCGCGTTGATGTCAAAGAATTCGCAAATCCCGGTGAAGATGCTGACCTGTCCGTAGGGGACGAGGTTGAAGTGTTCTTGCGTCAGGTCGAAAACGCGCGCGGCGAAGCCGTCATTTCGCGTGAAATGGCCCGCCGCGAAGAAGCCTGGGATCGTCTGGAAAAGGCATATGCCGACGAAGAACGCGTCGATGGCGCAATCTTTGGCCGCGTCAAAGGTGGCTTCACCGTCGATCTTGGCGGCGCTGTTGCGTTCCTGCCCGGCTCTCAGGTTGATGTCCGCCCCGTGCGCGACGCGGGCCCGCTGATGGGTCTCAAGCAGCCATTCCAGATTCTGAAAATGGACCGTCGCCGTGGCAACATCGTTGTGTCGCGCCGTGCGATCCTGGAAGAATCCCGTGCCGAGCAGCGCGCCGAAGTGATCGGCAACCTGACCGAAGGTCAGGAAGTGGACGGCGTGGTCAAGAACATCACCGAATACGGTGCGTTTGTTGACCTTGGCGGCGTTGACGGCCTGCTGCACGTGACTGACATGGCATGGCGCCGTGTGAACCACCCCTCCGAGATCCTCACCATTGGTGAAACGATCAAGGTGCAGGTCATCAAGATCAACAAGGAAACCCACCGCATCAGCCTTGGCATGAAGCAGCTGCAGGATGATCCATGGGATGCTGTTGAAGCCAAGTACACGCTGGAAAGCGTGCACACCGGCCGCGTGACCAACATCACCGACTACGGCGCGTTCGTAGAGCTGGAGCCGGGCGTTGAAGGTCTGGTTCACGTCTCTGAAATGTCCTGGACCAAAAAGAACGTGCATCCCGGCAAGATCGTGTCGACCTCTCAGGAAGTCGAAGTCATGGTGCTGGAAATCGACAGTGCCAAGCGTCGCGTTTCCCTTGGTCTCAAGCAGACCATGCGCAACCCATGGGAAGTCTTTGCAGAGCAGTTCCCTGAGGGCACCGAGGTCGAAGGCGAGGTCAAGAACATCACCGAATTCGGTCTGTTCATCGGTCTTGAAGGCGACATCGACGGCATGGTTCACCTGTCTGACCTGACTTGGGAAGGCCGCGGCGAAGACGTCATCGGCGATTTCCGCAAGGGTGACATGGTCAAAGCCAAGGTTGCCGAAGTCGACGTTGAGAAAGAGCGTATCTCGCTCTCGATCAAGGCTCTTGACGGTGATCCCTTTGCAGATGCGGTTGGCGGCGTGAAGCGCGGCTCGATCATCACTGTTGAAGTGACCAAGATCGAAGATGGCGGTGTCGAGGTCGAGTATGAAGGCATGAAATCCTTCATCCGTCGCTCTGATCTGTCGCGCGACCGTGCCGAGCAGCGCCCAGAGCGTTTCGGCGTGGGCGACAAGGTCGACGTGCGCGTGACCAACATCGACAGCAAGACCCGCAAGCTGGGTCTGTCGATCAAGGCCCGCGAGATTGCCGAAGAGAAGGAAGCGGTTGAGCAGTACGGCTCTTCTGACTCCGGTGCATCGCTCGGTGACATCCTGGGTGCGGCGCTCAAGGGCGACGACTAATCCCGCCGGGCAGATCGCTCTGCCCGCTGAAATCATGGCCCCGTCGCACACCCGTGCGGCGGGGCCTTTTTTTTCTCAGATGCATAGATTCTGATCAATCCCGACCTGCGTTGCATTGGGAATGACCGCTACATTTTGTCGCGCGATGTGACCGTCTCAGATGCGCGCCACAAGCATGATCGACAAGATCCCGTTTCCAAGGGTGTCAGGTTGCCCGCGCAGACGGCAGTGGGTACTCGACCCACCCAATAAAGCCGGTCGATGAAAGAGATCAGCCACATCCCCACGACAAGCTGCGGTTGCGCACGCGCTACGCCGGACCCGGCTGACGCGCCCATGACGCAGCGCAGCATTGGTGCGAATCGGATCAGGGGCGTCACCCGATTTCAGACGCGCGGGCAAAAGCATGTCGCTAATCAAGGGCTTGCAAGGCGCGCAAACGCCAAGGAAACACACAATTTCCCGCAAATCAGGGCAATGGCACTATTTCGTGATCGGAAGTTAGCGCCTATAGTCGGCCCCAATGCGGGGCAAACCTGCGCCATATGTTCAATGCCTTTGGGGGGTCACACGGAATGATACGCTCGGAACTGATTCAGAAGATCGCAGACGAGAACCCCCATCTGTTTCAACGCGATGTCGAGCGCATTGTCAGCACGATTTTCGAAGAGATCACAGGTGCGATGGCCGATGGCGACCGGGTCGAGCTGCGCGGATTTGGCGCATTCTCGGTGAAAAAGCGCGACGGCCGCACCGGTCGGAACCCGCGCACCGGCGAGGCTGTAGAAGTTGAAGAGAAGCATGTGCCTTTCTTCAAGACCGGCAAACTGCTACGAGATCGTTTGAACGGGGCGTAACTGCGCCCGCTGCCAAAGGGTATCAAGAATGAAGACGCTGCGTTACGGCTTTTGGGCGATTGTCGGGCTGTGCCTGATCATTGTGGGGTTGGGCAACCGCGGTGAGGTCACCGTGCACGCAATGCCTACGCCATTGGCAGATCTGTTGCGTATCTCGCCCGATGTGTCGCTACCGCTTTTTGTGGTCATCTTCATCAGCGTCGGCGTGGGTCTGTTAATCGGCTTCCTGTGGGAATGGGTGCGCGAATTCCGCATCCGCTCTGATGCACGCGCCAAGGCGCGCGAAGTGGCCGCACTGCGCAAAGAGGTTGCCGATTTGCGCGCCAAATCGGCCAGCCCCGAAAAGGGCGACGACGTGCTGGCGCTCTTGGACGCACCGGCGCGGTGACATCTGACATTGCGGTCAAGATTTGCGGGCTGAAAACGCCCGACACCATTGCGGCTGCGGCAGATGCGGGGGCGCGTTACATCGGCCTGAACTTCTTTGCCAAATCACCGCGGAGCGTGACAGTGGATCAGGCCGCCGCCTTGGCCCTCCATGTGCCTCTGGGCGTGGCCAAGGTTGCACTGGTGGTGGATGTGGACGACGCCACGCTGGATGTGATTGTGGACAAGGCCCTGCCCGACATCATCCAGTTGCACGGCCACGAAACGCCCACGCGTGTCGCCGCCGTCAAGGCGCGTTATGGCCTGCCAGTGATGAAGGTCGTCGGCGTGGCTGAGGCCGCTGATCTGGCCGAGCTAGACACGCACCTGGGCGTGGCCGATCAAATTCTGGTGGATGCCAAGGCCCCCAAGGGCGCAGATTTGCCCGGTGGCAATGGGCTGGTGTTTGACTGGACGCTTCTGCACGGGCGGCGCTGGCCGGTGCCCTGGATGCTGGCGGGTGGGTTGACGCCCGGCAACGTGGCAGAAGCCATTCGTCAGACTGGCGTGCGGCAGGTTGACGTCAGCTCAGGCGTGGAAACGGCACCCGGGGTCAAGGACCCCGCGCTGATGGCCGCCTTCTGTGCGGCGGCGCGCGGCGCTTAACCCCACTTTAACCATGTCGGGCCAGAGTATGGTCATGACCCAGGTTCCCGAGTATCTGAGCGCTGCACATTGGTTGCAGCATCTGTTCAGCGCCAAAGCTGCCCAAAACGGTGGCGTGGTGCGCCGGAAGGTGCGGGATGTTGAACGCTTTGTCGGCAGGCAGGCCTTTGAAGGCGAAATTCGACGTCGCGGGTATCGCGCGATTGAAAATGGCGGCGACTACATCATTCTGTGCAATCGGTCTGATGTCCGTCAGATTGAGTGAGCGGGCGTGGTGGGTCCAAAGCCTTTGAAGGCTTTGGATCAGACCCTTTGAAGGGTCTGGGACGCGCAGGACACCCGCAGGTGCAAAGCCTTTGAAGGCTTTGCTGCAGACCCTTCGAAGGGTCTGATCCGCCGAACTGAAACTGTGCCCTGCGACCGGTTGCCGCTTTACCATTGCCGGGCCACGCGATACCTCTCTTCCGTGCAAAAACGAAGGTGGCCCGATGCCTGACGACCTGATCAACTCTTTCATGACCGGACCCGACGAAAACGGCCGCTTTGGCGACTTTGGCGGGCGCTTTGTGTCTGAGACGCTGATGCCGCTGATCCTCGACCTCGAGGCGCAGTATGAACACGCCAAAACCGACGACAGTTTCTGGGCCGAGATGCACGACCTCTGGACCCACTACGTCGGTCGCCCCAGCCCGCTGTATTTCGCCGAACGCCTGACCGACCATCTGGGCGGTGCCAAGATCTACCTCAAACGGGATGAGCTTAACCACACCGGCGCGCACAAGATCAACAACGTGCTCGGCCAGATCATCCTCGCGCGCCGCATGGGCAAGACCCGGATCATCGCCGAAACCGGCGCCGGTCAGCACGGCGTGGCCACCGCCACGGTCTGCGCCAAGTTTGGCCTCAAATGCGTGGTCTACATGGGCGCACATGACGTCGAACGCCAAGCGCCCAACGTCTTCCGGATGCGGCTTTTGGGGGCAGAGGTGATCCCCGTCACATCCGGTCGCGGCACGCTCAAGGATGCGATGAACGACGCGCTGCGCGACTGGGTCACCAATGTGCGCGACACCTTCTACTGCATCGGCACGGTGGCGGGCCCGCACCCATACCCGGCCATGGTGCGCGACTTTCAGGCGATCATTGGCAAAGAGTGCAAAGAACAGATCATGGC
This window contains:
- the trpB gene encoding tryptophan synthase subunit beta, translating into MPDDLINSFMTGPDENGRFGDFGGRFVSETLMPLILDLEAQYEHAKTDDSFWAEMHDLWTHYVGRPSPLYFAERLTDHLGGAKIYLKRDELNHTGAHKINNVLGQIILARRMGKTRIIAETGAGQHGVATATVCAKFGLKCVVYMGAHDVERQAPNVFRMRLLGAEVIPVTSGRGTLKDAMNDALRDWVTNVRDTFYCIGTVAGPHPYPAMVRDFQAIIGKECKEQIMAAEGRLPDTLIAAIGGGSNAMGLFFPFLDDKDVGIIGVEAGGKGVNMKMEHCASLTGGRPGVLHGNRTYLLQDDDGQILEGFSISAGLDYPGIGPEHAWLHEIGRAQYVSITDKEALEAFQLSCATEGIIPALEPSHALAHVMKIAPDLPKDHIIVMNMCGRGDKDIFTVARALGFDMSGPEGRSVE
- the rpsA gene encoding 30S ribosomal protein S1, which gives rise to MKARLGKTRHMADNMMEEFEALLNESFEIDTPSEGSVVKGKVIAIEAGQAIIDVGYKMEGRVDVKEFANPGEDADLSVGDEVEVFLRQVENARGEAVISREMARREEAWDRLEKAYADEERVDGAIFGRVKGGFTVDLGGAVAFLPGSQVDVRPVRDAGPLMGLKQPFQILKMDRRRGNIVVSRRAILEESRAEQRAEVIGNLTEGQEVDGVVKNITEYGAFVDLGGVDGLLHVTDMAWRRVNHPSEILTIGETIKVQVIKINKETHRISLGMKQLQDDPWDAVEAKYTLESVHTGRVTNITDYGAFVELEPGVEGLVHVSEMSWTKKNVHPGKIVSTSQEVEVMVLEIDSAKRRVSLGLKQTMRNPWEVFAEQFPEGTEVEGEVKNITEFGLFIGLEGDIDGMVHLSDLTWEGRGEDVIGDFRKGDMVKAKVAEVDVEKERISLSIKALDGDPFADAVGGVKRGSIITVEVTKIEDGGVEVEYEGMKSFIRRSDLSRDRAEQRPERFGVGDKVDVRVTNIDSKTRKLGLSIKAREIAEEKEAVEQYGSSDSGASLGDILGAALKGDD
- a CDS encoding phosphoribosylanthranilate isomerase translates to MTSDIAVKICGLKTPDTIAAAADAGARYIGLNFFAKSPRSVTVDQAAALALHVPLGVAKVALVVDVDDATLDVIVDKALPDIIQLHGHETPTRVAAVKARYGLPVMKVVGVAEAADLAELDTHLGVADQILVDAKAPKGADLPGGNGLVFDWTLLHGRRWPVPWMLAGGLTPGNVAEAIRQTGVRQVDVSSGVETAPGVKDPALMAAFCAAARGA
- the ihfB gene encoding integration host factor subunit beta; its protein translation is MIRSELIQKIADENPHLFQRDVERIVSTIFEEITGAMADGDRVELRGFGAFSVKKRDGRTGRNPRTGEAVEVEEKHVPFFKTGKLLRDRLNGA
- a CDS encoding N-(5'-phosphoribosyl)anthranilate isomerase yields the protein MTQVPEYLSAAHWLQHLFSAKAAQNGGVVRRKVRDVERFVGRQAFEGEIRRRGYRAIENGGDYIILCNRSDVRQIE
- a CDS encoding LapA family protein; translation: MKTLRYGFWAIVGLCLIIVGLGNRGEVTVHAMPTPLADLLRISPDVSLPLFVVIFISVGVGLLIGFLWEWVREFRIRSDARAKAREVAALRKEVADLRAKSASPEKGDDVLALLDAPAR